In Setaria italica strain Yugu1 chromosome IX, Setaria_italica_v2.0, whole genome shotgun sequence, the genomic stretch cgcACGTTTAGACTTACCCACCCACGGTACCCGTCCGGCATCGCCCTCCCTGCAATCACGCTcttgtttccttctttgatTCATTTCAGCTCGTGTGCTTCCTTCTTTGATCGATgtccctctctcttctctcatGCCTCTCCATTTTCCCGGCCTCACGATCGGCTCCAGCGCTGCCGCCTGCCCATGCATCCCATCGCGTCGTGCTTCCGGTTGTACGTTGCACGCCGCCATTGTCGTCATGCTCTTCATCCATTCCGACGTGCATACGCAATagcagtggcggcggtggcccaCATCCCGCAGAGTAGTCATTCGTGGTGGCTGTTCACGAAGGAGGCGGCAGGCGTGACGGCGGCTCACGGGCCAGGCTCGACCTGTCGTGGACTCGAGGCTCAAGACACCGTCACACTTCCCTCGCTGACGAGCGCGGTTGCACTCTCCCTCGCTGGTGATCACCGACCGCCGCCTCCCTGAATACGAGCACGAGGAGATCGGCGAGCAGCGGGGGCATGAACAGGAGGCGGCAGCAGGGGATGCTAACTCGCTAAGGCGCTGATGAAGAAAGGAGACAATACCACGCTGTTTTCAGGTCGTGCTCCTAATCAGTAATCATCAGTTATCCTTGGCTGTCCAATCGAGCAtctggccagtggccaccacGGAATTGAGAGTCTGATGACCCTCTAAATCCTGTAGACGACTAGACGTACCTCCGTAGAGACATCGATTTCTTCTTTTGCAGCTTCAAGCTTGTTTGGACTATCTTTCAAAAAAGCTTCTTTGGACtggggccgtgtttagttggggaatttgggaggtgccaaattactgttacagtactgtagcacactgtagcgtttcgtttgtatttgtgaattattgtccaaatattgactaattaggctcaaaagattcgtctcgcaaagtacaacaaaactgtgcaattagtttttaatttcatctacatttagtactccatgcatgtaccgcaagtttgatgtgatggggaatcttctttttgcatagtgtcaaagttgggagttgggagtaactaaacatggcctggaCTGGATAGATTGCTCGTTTATTTTATCCATGTACCATATATTTCAGTGCAGGCCTGGATGGATTTCGTTGGGTCAATTTGGATGGAACCATCATGCTCGATCTGCCATCTGCAACACAGGCAGTGTCCTGCTGACTTTCAAGTGAGGTGCGGTGAATTTTTTCCCTCCCTGTACTTCCTCGTACCCATATATGATTCATTGCACTCATCAATCGGCATATATAATTTGTCAGTTTAGCAGCAATAGAATTCCTGAAGTTTGACAATTGAGTCCGCATGTGCTGAATTTGTGATGTTTAGAACCTCTGGGATTGCTACCAGTGTCTCTCTTGCTTAGATTACAAGTGAGTTTTGTTAATGAAGGCATTCTATCAATTTCGTAGtgaactaatatttttttttgttcttgaaGTGGTTAGTAAAAAGTATTGGCTACCAGGGCACATGGTTCTTGGTAGATGATGCCTTTCATGCCACAAGTAGGATTCATATTGCTTGGATTTGCTCCCTTCCCGCTCCCTGCCCAGGTTTAAGATCAGTGGCGGAGGGGGGGCGCCCAGGGGCCAGGCCCTTTaacaatgaaaaagaaaaaagggattCCTGGCTACGCCCCTGCTTAAGATCACTACTGCTGCCCGGAGATAGACATCACGGAGTGGAGACTGAAGCAAGCTTGATTGGATGGAACACATGGTCAAGGTGCTCGTTGGTCGTAGCAGCGGCTCCTGATGACGCAATGTATATGTTAGGATTTCAGCTCAATAGGACAGTATGTCTTCTCCTTCAGTAATGTATATGTTAGGATGCATAGTTCCACCATTTCAGTTCAATAGGACAGTGTGTATACGTTAGGATGCATAATTCTAATTGTTTAATTATGCATAGGTTTTACATTATTAATCATGACAATTGTATTCTCAATTATTAGGCGCTAATGATGCAAAGATAATATGCACACTTGGCATATGCTTTCCTGTTGACCTGTGGTCACTAGAGTATTAATCATTTTCTGTCTATCTTTATTAGGACATTTGGTGAGTCCTCGCTGACTTGATTATATAATCAATTAATCTGTGGGTTTTTGTCGCTTTTATAAATTTGTTATTTGAATATTGTCTTCTACTGCTCATGTTTTATCTTTACAACAGTGCTTCACAGTTTTAAGCTATTTTGCAAATGTGCATCCTCGTTTCTCCGCTCCACATTATTCAGTTGTGATATTTTTGGGGTATTATGTGAAATGGAAAGCATGCCATTATGGCTAACCAAACATAAGAAAATAATTAAAGAAACTAATTTATGTAGCCTTCGTACtttaattattttctttttccctcaACATGCCATTGGCAGTTATGATATTTTTCTATCCATGCTTTGTATATAAGGTTATGTATTTTCACAAGGAGCTTATTAACTTATGTTTCCCCAGAGTACACTTTAAATCTAATGCTTAAACCTCACAGACCTAGAATATATCACacatttgaaatttcaatgccGGATCAACATACCCACTGGCTAATCAAGGAAAATGATTCAGTGAAGTTGGTCAGGGTTCACGAAGGGTAAAACCGCATGGGCTTTCATTGCCTACTTGTTGTGCATGGTTCAGTAAAGGTGGCAAGGCCTCCAAGGTAAACAATCAAAATGTTGGCAAACAGATGCCCAGATTAAGCCCATGCTCCATCTCCATATTTTTTAAAGATGTATGGCGATATGGTCGTATCTTCATGTAAGCACCGGATTGTGTGACATGAAAGGGTTGTGATAATTTGATGATTAATGGTTTTTAAACATGTTTACTTTTAAACACGTGTGTGCAACTGATACATGGGAAAATTAGTTGGTGATTTATTTGGAGCCCTTTAAGAGCTGGTAATTGCTTGGTTCTAAAtttagaaataaataaaaataagaaTAATTAGCAAGTGATTAACTGAATCCTGTATTTTTTATGGGCTATTCAATTTGGGGTTACCCTACCAACTGTAACCGAGCTGGCTTAATTTCCTTGTGAGCCAATTGATTAtagatttttttcaaattaatttggaaatatgctctTGCCGCATCTACACATTTGCtacaaaatataaaatattattTATTAGACAGTCTAAAAATATAGAATTCCTACTTTCTTGACTTTTTAAAAATATGTGCGTGCCGCACATGCACTTTACTAGTTTCCTTTCATGATAGCGTGCCACCAAGCTGAGCTGCTGACAGTTCAATTTGCATGGCATACATTTCTCGCTAGTTTATAATTTTCAAGGATCCAAAATTCTAAGTAAACATTTTCTTCCCttaaaataaatgaaattagCAACGTGTAACCTCTTACTCTCTCAAATTCCAAATATAAGTCATTTAAATTTGTCCTAATTCAACTCCTTTTAACCATGATCAGCGATAGCTAAAACTCATATAAATCAGCAAATGTTAATATTATTAGATTAGTCATGAGAATTATTATAATTATATATTCTAAACTACTACCAATCGAAGTGTCGTATTGTATAGTGTTTGGATCGTGTTTAAAGAAACTTCCAAAGTTTGCAATTTTTTCTTTAGAATGATTTGAATTCTCGATCACATGCTCTAAGCGGAAAGCTTCCAAAGATGGCCCGCCCGCTTCCTCCCCAAGCCTACCTGTCAACCTTACCCATTCGAAACCCAACGCTCCCGGATCCACCTCCAAAGTCCAAAAGCGAAACCCACGAGCGCCGCAACGGCGAAACCATCGGAACCCTAGATCTCTCTCGCCCGAGCTCCAGAACCCTAGATCCCGCCATGCACCAGCCCAGAGCCCGCTACCCGCCAGGCtacggctccggcggcggtggacgtggcggcggaggcggcaacggaggaggaggaggaggaggaggcggtggcggaaaTCACAACTACTACGGCCGAAacccgcagccgcagccgcagcaccaccaccactaccagcaccagcagccgcagcagcagcaacagcagcagcagctcgcgCATAGGAATTCCTCGCATCTGCACCAGCAGTGGCTGCGGCGCGAccaggccgccgcctccgccgcggggcCTGGAGATGCTGCGGGGAGGACGGCGTCGCATCTCGACGCCGTAGACTCGAGGTACTGGCTTTGCTGATTTGCCCATCGCCTTCGTGTTTTGGCCTCTGCTTGGTGCCGTGCCACCCTGTTTGTGCTTTGTTTAGCTAGGTGTAGAATCGGCAACACACACCACGCAGGGTACTCGAATGCTAGATAATTGATTTTGGTTGCTGTCTTGCTGCATTGGGTACCATAGTTCTACTGTGATATCATGCTGATGTTAATGAGCTTGCTGACTGTTCTTTGATTAGGTCATGTGTCTGGAAAAAGGAACCTAATCATTGCTGTATGCATGTTTTTCAATGTAAAATGGCAAATCCCTCCACCATGTGTTTTCAATGCATAACTGTGCCATGTCAACAATTTTTTTCACTGTTGCATCTGTTCTCTACTTCCCACTATATAAATAATTCACTTGTTTGTTTAGTTCTCAAGATTGGAAGGCGCAATTGAATATACCAGCTCCAGATACACGCTATAGGACAGAGGTGAGTTCTTACTCTTATTATCTTTTCATGTTCTAGTATATATGCACAATGTATCCCAAATTCTTTGAACTGTCTCAGAGAAGTTTTTGGATGTCTCCCTTTTGCTTATATATGTACAGGCTATTGATTATTTTCTCTGATATTTGTATTATCTTACGCAGGATGTCACTGCAACAAAAGGCAATGAGTTTGAAGATTATTTTTTGAAACGTGAACTGCTTATGGGCATCTATGAAAAGGGGTTTGAAAGGCCATCTCCTATTCAAGAAGAAAGCATTCCAATTGCACTGACTGGAAGTGATATTCTTGCAAGAGCCAAAAATGGCACTGGgaagactgctgcattttgCATTATTAGACTGGCCGCATAATGTCCACTCCTAANNNNNNNNNNNNNNNNNNNNNNNNNNNNNNNNNNNNNNNNNNNNNNNNNNNNNNNNNNNNNNNNNNNNNNNNNNNNNNNNNNNNNNNNNNNNNNNNNNNNGGTGAATTCATGTGCTCAAATTTAGAAAGAACCATAATTAGGGTAACATTTTTTATTGCTGGTACCGATGTAGGCAATTTAATTGGCTAAAAAGACAGTCCAAATTACTGTTCTCCAATTCCACCATGTATCCATTCTGCTCTGTTAATGTTACATGGCCACTGAATTATTGCTATATTTATTACTGTTGGTGACGTCGATGGATCCAAATGTAGTGAAAGCACGACTCTTGTAAGAAATCGTTTCGTTTGTCTTAAATTTTAGTCTGCTTTTTGTATTTACATGGAGATAGTCACAGAAAGATAACTGTTGCTGCTGATAATACATATGAAATAAGCAAAGCATTTGTGTTCTAGCATTATATGGCTGATTGACAAGACTGAAATAGTAAATAATGCAACAGCATTCTGTTTTCTTTGTTGATCATTGGCACCTTCTCAGAAACAtttgttgtgtttttttttgaaatgccAGTTTTACATCCACCTTGTAATGTTCATTGTGCGTTCCTTGTTGTTTGTCTCTTATTTTTGTGAACTTTGCACATTATTATATATAAAAGTAAACTTTTTCTGGTTTTGTGGGTCTTCTCTTCAGTTGTTATACTGGTACCAACAAGGGAACTGGCTCTGCAGACTTCACAAGTCTGTAAAGAGCTTGGGAAGTACCTGAACATTCAAGTTATGGTCAGCACTGGAGGAACCAGCTTGAAGGATGACATCATGCGTTTGTACCAGCCTGTTCATTTACTCGTTGGTACTCCTGGCCGAATACTGGATCTTACCAGAAAGGGCATTTGTGTGCTAAAAGATTGTTCGATGCTCGTCATGGATGAGGTATAATGAGGAACAAAGCAAGTACCACCTTTTCTTGTGCTGTATCTGTATATGTTGCAATCGTATCTTAGGTACTGGAAGTGTGTTCTATTGACAAAGTTGCTTCGCCCCATTTGATTACATTAATCATCTCACTGTAATATATTGAAATTGTAGAACCTTgctgaaagaaaagaaaatgctaTTAGCTTTCATTTCTATTTTCATCAACTTTACTGTGACATTGGCCACCCTTTTGGTTATGTGCCTGATACTAATCATTGATAATCTGCACATATTAATACACTGCTAAAAAACATCCTGGAACCCTGATCTTAGAGCATTTTTGGCCTTCATATTTCTACAATTTGCTGATTTGCAGCTGCAGGGTGCATTTTACCTGTAAATAAATGTGTGCATGGCAAGTTGAACAAAAACATTATTATTTAACATGCAGGCTGACAAGCTATTAGCTCCAGAGTTCCAGCCTTCTGTAGAGGCGCTTATTCATTTCCTTCCACCTAGTCGGCAACTGTTGATGTTTTCGGCAACATTTCCTGTAACTGTCAAGGAATTCAAAGAGAAATATCTGCCTAAACCTTACGTTATTAATCTTATGGATGAACTGACCTTGAAAGGAATCACTCAATACTATGCTTTTGTTGAAGAAAGGCAGAAAGTCCATTGCCTGAATACGCTTTTCTCTAAGGTACAGCAAACATTAACTCTTTGTTCTAGTTTCATCCATATTTAAGTATAAACTGACACGCTATCCTGTTTTTGTGTTCTGGCCAGCTTCAAATTAATCAATCCATTATATTCTGCAACTCTGTTAATAGAGTTGAGCTACTGGCTAAGAAAATAACTGAACTTGGTTATTCATGCTTCTACATTCATGCTAAGATGTTGCAAGACCACAGAAACCGAGTGTTTCATGATTTTCGCAATGGTGCTTGCAGAAACCTTGTGTGTACAGGTCTGTACCGATTCCCATGTCAAATATTTTCTGATATTTTAGGAAagattataattttttttgttggattGGAAAATCTTGTTTGACTCGCATTTTCCTATCTTATTGGTCGTTCACTATGTAATTACTTTCAGCACATGTAGACATGCCATTTATGTTGTATATCTTATTGTGTCTCTCTTTACTGCAGATCTGTTTACCAGAGGCATTGACATCCAAGCTGTTAATGTGGTCATTAATTTTGACTTCCCCAAGACCTCCGAGACATACTTGCACAGGGTACTTTGTTATCTCGTCTTTTTGTAGAAGCTCTATGTGTTTTATAACTTTGTTGAACTTAGAAGTTCCTCAATGTATGCATTTTTCTAGGTTGGTCGTTCTGGTCGATACGGGCACCTTGGTTTGGCAGTGAACTTGATCACTTATGAGGACCGTTTCAACTTGTAAGTTTGCACTGCAAAAGTGCATACATCATTTTGATGTCTCTGAGTAAATGTAAGCAGTACCTCTCTTGTATTGAGATTCCTGatcctttccttttctctgtGTTTTGCAGGTATAGGATTGAGCAAGAACTCGGAACAGAAATTAAGACAATACCTCCACAGATCGACTTGGCTGTATATTGCCAATGATCAACGCGTCAGTTTCAGAAGCATCAACGCATTCATTTTTCATGAGAAACTTATCAGGCAAATACAGATGTACATAGCAACCCATCAAGTGAGTTCTCCAACTAAGGTGTCACTCGTTGCAAAGCTCCTTGTATTGTCTCAGATAACACCGAATTCTCTCTCGTACTTGTAGGGCTCGTTTTGGTGCCTTGATGTTTCCAAGCTTACTTCAATCAGTAGAGGAAGGGTTTCTTGTCGGCACTGATACTATTCAGTTTAACTGAGGACATGCACACTGGGCTTGCTTGGAAGCCCGGAACTTTGATCAGTCTAAACATTTCTTACCTCATAGATCCTCTTGACGTTTTCATTCTACTTGTTTACTAGTCTAAGTTTCGGTTGCTAGTTATCACCTTGATTCATCACCTGTTTCCATTTTCTTCTGTAATGACAcatggatgtttttttttcttagccTGCATATTTTGCGTTGATTTTGGTTTTTCATGGTCTATATGGTTGAGACTTCAAAGCATCCGTGTACCTTCTTTTCGAGAATACCCGTGTCTTTGTAGTAGGATCCAAACAATCGACTCTGGATATCAAAAGCTCTGCGATGTTAACGAACTGCCCAATGATCGTCAAGAATTTGCACACGAAAGCGTCGGAAAATTGTTCACGACTTACTGCGTTTTCAGGAGAAACCGCCGAGTCCTTTGCTAGGCTCACGTCAAACAGATTTCCAATTATACAGTGTATTCAGAACTCAACTCATTCGATGCTGTCAATTTTACGGAAAACAAATACCGGAGATTGCTGACGTGTTTTTTATGCTTTTCGGGATCCTTGTTGGCCGTGGGCCGTGGCAACGTGACTACGCGAGGCAACAAGCAGTTTTCCCGTCGCCAAAGGCGAAACGGCGGAAGCATTCGTTGATTCGTGAACCGATCGTGCTCGTGAATCGTGCTGACTCAGGCACCGCAGCGCACGGAGAAACACACGGCGCGACCGCGCCTACCACGTTCAAACCCGACCCCAAACGGACTTTTCCCTCGGCCCCAACCCCACCACCCCGGCCGGACCATCGGCCAGGCCACACACCCCATATGCTCTCACCGCTGCCAGCCTCTGCgctccgcagccgccgccggccaccccgcGCCGATTCCCTCTCCCACCGACACCTCGGCCCCACAATCGTAGGGCCCATGTGCCATCGTCTCCGCTCCCTGTGCCCACCGCGACGGCGCGAGCAGGTGCCCAGCCCagcccgctgctgctgctgctcatctGCGCCCGTGCCTGGCTTAGCTGCGACCGTTGTCTTTAAGCTCGCACGCGAACCGAACCCCGATACACTCTGCGCCAAGCCACTGccactgcctccgccgccgccgccagcgtccGTCTCCACCGGTGCCCtcgtccccggccgccgcctcgccagaTCCCGTCCAGTGACCCGGCTGGTTGCGGAGCGAGGGGAGGATGGGCAGCACCAGCGGGTTCGTCATCAGGTGGATCAACTTCTTCACCATGGTCAGTCGGTCGGCTCGGCCCAGCTCACTCCTTTACCTCCCTTGCTCCCCCGCCTTCCTTCCTCGAATCAGAGGAGGCCTTTTGCCTCGCTTTGCTTTGCTCTTGCTTCGGGCTGATTCTCAATTTCTGTTGTGGCCCTTCTGCTCGATTATTTTTTCGAACATTTAGCAGCCtgattattttatttcttcactGCTCCGAGTGATGAACTGGCGCCGCTGGCAGGGCTTCAGAATTCATTCCTGGCTCAGTTGTGGTTTTATGATTCAGCGCTTCATTTCACCTACGAATTGTGGGTTTTAGCTTCACGACCGTGGCTGATTGCTCAAGTGCACTTTCCCCACCATTTCGCTTTACCTTTTCTctgatttcttttcctttctaaaCATGCACTTTCTTTGAAATTTTGTGTTCGTCATTTCGTCGTCCTCCATCTGGTGGCTGTGCCCCGTGCATTTCCTGTGTTAAGCTGCACTGCTTCCCAATTTGTCCCACATTGATTGATAGTTCATGTTAACATATGAACATAGGGACAGGTATTGCTTACGAATCTTGCATTGTTATTCTTGGACAGATACTGGCACTACTGGTGGTGGGTTTCGGGTTCTGGATGAGCACCCACAACGATGAGTGTAGGCGATCCTTGACCATCCCTGTCATAGCCCTTGGAGGAGTGATCTTTCTCATGTGCGCATCTAATCGCATCCATCCCCATCCCCTGGCATTACCTAGCTGAATGTGCTCCCCATTGTAACCTGGCTCACTGGCAATTTGTGCGGCAGATCACTCGTTGGATTCCTTGGTGCTTGGAAGAACATTTCTTGCTTGCTTTGGACAGTATCCTTCCTTTCCCGTGAATTGGATAAGTAAAGTCACAGTCACATGACTGCGTGTCTTGGTTCCATGTTTTTGGCTACTTTTGGATTTATCTGTTACCTTGACATGTGGCCTTCTAGTACCTAATCATGCTGTTCGTAGTCTTGGTGGCAATCATGGTCTTCACGGTACTTGCGTAAGTTCCTTCGATTCATTTGTGATTGAACAGCCTTTATTTAGCTGGTGACTTGGTGGCAATGATGGCACACTTTTGCTTGTTGCTGGTGTGCACATTTATTATGGTGATGGTATTGTTAGAATTGTACTGCACCGCCTAGGTGTTAATTACCAATTGACCAAATGAAAGAAACAGCCGTGTTATTGCTTAACAGTGTCTTTGTCTTTACTGCTGCAGGTTTATCATAACAAATACAGGAACTGGCCATGTTGTTCCTGGGGCTAGGTATGTGACTTAAAGTGATTCACAGAATGATCCACAGAAATCCGGTTTGCTTTAGCCACCTAAATTGAGGCATTTCTCATGTTCTATGCAGGTATAAAGAGTACCGTCTTCAGGATTACAGCTCCTGGTTTGTCAAACAGGCATGTACTCTTTCTTTGTTGGAAAAATTATGTTTCCTGCTATGCAGGTACATCTAAATATTCTTCTGCGCTGGCATGTAACACTcttgatttattttttctttccacACTCCAGCTCAATGACACTGAGAAATGGACTCACCTGAGAAGTTGCCTTGTGAAGTCAGATGACTGCAATAACCTGTCAAAAAGATACAAGGTCACTCTTTGACTCGTCCTCCATCTGATTTACCATGTCGTAGTTGCTCCATTTGCTACGATTAATGTTACGGTGGTCTTAATAGCACAACCCAACTTCATGCAGACTCTGAAACAATACAAGCTTGCAGAACTTACTCCCATGGAGTCCGGTTGCTGCTGCCCACCAGCCGAGTATGCAACAATGCAACTGAACCTTTTGCGTTGTATTGAAAGTTTGAAACTTTTGAACCTGCAACTGCTCACTATAATCTTAAACATGGTCATCATCTGATTTGCAGGTGTGGGTACCCAGCTCTGAACGCGTCCTATTTCGATCTGAGCTATCATCCGGTGAGCACCAACATCGACTGCAAGCTGTACAAGAATGCACGCTCCGTCAAGTGCTACGACTGTGATTCTTGCAAGTAAGCTGCTTGTCACCTCACCCTTTGGCTTAAATCATCAACTCCATTTTTGATGCAATGCTTACACCAAACATCTGGTTCTAGAGCTGGGGTTGCGCAGTACATGAAGACCGAGTGGCGCGTGGTTGCCATCTTCAACGTGATATTGTTCGTCATCCTGGTAAGCGTTGAGTTGAACACGATAACTGATAGCACAGCTAGTTTCAGACTAGCACATACTCCCTCTTCACAAAATGAAACTTTTCACCTTTGTTGTGCTTATCTGCTCCCTTTTGATTTTATCTTTTACTTGTGTTATTGTGGCTACTGGCTAGTCGTTCGTGTACTTCGTCGGCTGCTGCGCGCGGCGGAACGCTGGAGGTAGCGATGCAAAAGGTCGTGGAAGGTGACAAAAACACTTTGAGGTGAAGCACTTGGCCATCCGATGTGGAAGCGGGAATCAGCTTTAGCACCCCTGTAAATTGTTCCATCAAATTCCTTTGATGAAAGATACCTGGGCCTTTCTGTTGTGTGGTGATTATTCTCTCTTGCGAATGGGTTGTGAACATCTTGGAGGTAAAAAGAATGGAATGACATTTCCTCATGACAATTTTGAGGAGACAGAGCTAGAGAAGCTCCGGTGTCTGATACTTATTacatttatcatgataagtacGCTTACTGTGGCAGTATGAAGCTCGATGGATCTCAAAATTGAACATTcttttggtgaagtaatcatgTCTAAGCAAATGAATGGCGCGATACAAAGCCATTATACGTATAACGTGGGCATTAAATCTCCGCCGAGATGCTTTCTAGCTGAGTAACTAAATTAAAAATGGTTAATAACGAGTGGCCAAAACAAATGCCTAAATCTG encodes the following:
- the LOC101757677 gene encoding DEAD-box ATP-dependent RNA helicase 12 (The sequence of the model RefSeq protein was modified relative to this genomic sequence to represent the inferred CDS: added 43 bases not found in genome assembly), with the translated sequence MHQPRARYPPGYGSGGGGRGGGGGNGGGGGGGGGGGNHNYYGRNPQPQPQHHHHYQHQQPQQQQQQQQLAHRNSSHLHQQWLRRDQAAASAAGPGDAAGRTASHLDAVDSSSQDWKAQLNIPAPDTRYRTEDVTATKGNEFEDYFLKRELLMGIYEKGFERPSPIQEESIPIALTGSDILARAKNGTGKTAAFCIPALEKIDPEKNAIQVVILVPTRELALQTSQVCKELGKYLNIQVMVSTGGTSLKDDIMRLYQPVHLLVGTPGRILDLTRKGICVLKDCSMLVMDEADKLLAPEFQPSVEALIHFLPPSRQLLMFSATFPVTVKEFKEKYLPKPYVINLMDELTLKGITQYYAFVEERQKVHCLNTLFSKLQINQSIIFCNSVNRVELLAKKITELGYSCFYIHAKMLQDHRNRVFHDFRNGACRNLVCTDLFTRGIDIQAVNVVINFDFPKTSETYLHRVGRSGRYGHLGLAVNLITYEDRFNLYRIEQELGTEIKTIPPQIDLAVYCQ
- the LOC101758501 gene encoding tetraspanin-10 isoform X2 produces the protein MGSTSGFVIRWINFFTMILALLVVGFGFWMSTHNDECRRSLTIPVIALGGVIFLISLVGFLGAWKNISCLLWTYLIMLFVVLVAIMVFTVLAFIITNTGTGHVVPGARYKEYRLQDYSSWFVKQLNDTEKWTHLRSCLVKSDDCNNLSKRYKTLKQYKLAELTPMESGCCCPPAECGYPALNASYFDLSYHPVSTNIDCKLYKNARSVKCYDCDSCKAGVAQYMKTEWRVVAIFNVILFVILSFVYFVGCCARRNAGGSDAKGRGR
- the LOC101758501 gene encoding tetraspanin-10 isoform X1, with translation MNIGTGIAYESCIVILGQILALLVVGFGFWMSTHNDECRRSLTIPVIALGGVIFLISLVGFLGAWKNISCLLWTYLIMLFVVLVAIMVFTVLAFIITNTGTGHVVPGARYKEYRLQDYSSWFVKQLNDTEKWTHLRSCLVKSDDCNNLSKRYKTLKQYKLAELTPMESGCCCPPAECGYPALNASYFDLSYHPVSTNIDCKLYKNARSVKCYDCDSCKAGVAQYMKTEWRVVAIFNVILFVILSFVYFVGCCARRNAGGSDAKGRGR